GAGCGGTTTAAGAACCTGTACTGAAGTCTGGCCAAGCTACCTATCAGTGTGGCTATTGTCAATTGATTAGCAGGAAAGATAGATTCAGACGTTCCTAGAAAACTTGCAGCGTCTTTGGCCGGTGTAGAACTTGTCTGACAAGTGTTTGCTGGCTTCAATGAAAGGCATTGAGGTGATTTGCGGGGAAGCGAATGGTCAAAGCGGCAAAATGGGGGCAATAACGGCCAATTTTAGACAAGTGTACGCTGAAACCAAAATTTTTCTCATAATTCTCTGAAAGGTCTTAGCTGACTTTCATTCAGGGCGAATTATCTTGTCACCATGCCCGTCTTTCAGTATGGGAACAGTGTCAAAAGGGAGGAACTATGCGTATTTTGGTTGTCGAAGACGATAAAGCTTTGTCCAGCCTACTCGTGCGCGCTCTGCGCGAGGAATCCTATGCTGTCGATTTGGCTCAGGATGGTCAGGAAGCGGAATGGCTGGCTTATGAGAATCCCTATGACGCCATCGTGCTCGATCTTATGCTGCCCATCAAAGATGGACTCACCGTTCTGCGCAACCTGCGCGCAGGCGGCATCAGCACCCCCGTACTGATCCTGACAGCCAAGGATACCACGCAGGACGTCGTCAAAGGCCTTGATGAAGGCGGTGATGATTACCTGAAAAAGCCCTTCAGCCTGGACGAACTCCTGGCCCGCGTGCGCGCCCTGCTTCGTCGCAAGGACACCGAGGTGGCGACTGTGATAGAAGTCGGCCCGATCAAGATCGATCCTTCGAAGAAAATGGTCACCCGCGAAGGCAAGCCTATCGAGCTGACCGCGAAGGAATATGCTCTGATGGAATACTTCGGGCGCAATGCAGGCGTTGTCTTGAGCCGGACCCAGCTTTCCGAACACGTCTGGGACATGAACTTCGAACCCACCTCGAACGTGGTCGACGTCTATGTCGGGTACCTGCGCAACAAGATCGACAAACCCTGGGAAAGCAACTTCATTAAGACTATGCGTGGTCACGGTTACATGCTGGATGTGGATGGACGCTCGACGACAGCGGACGCCTGAAGGAGATGCGCGTGCTGTCACGAATCCCGATACGAATTCGTCTATCCGTCGGTCATGCGATTTGGATGGCTCTCATCTTTGTAGCCATCGGGATTGGTGTCTCGAAAGTCGTTGAAGATTCTGTCATGCAGTCTCTGGATGCGACTCTTTTGACTTCAGCGAAGACGCTGCGTGATGCCCAGCATAGTCAGCAGCAAAGACTTTCCATGATTCACGATCCCCTTTACTGGGAGTCCCTGGTCGATGAATTCCTGGGCGGTCGCCGTTACGTTCGAGCCTATGCGCAGCTGATTGATCCCTCGGGAAAAATTCGCGCGCGTACCAGCAATATCCGGGTGAACCTTGCGGTTTCCACGGCGGCGCTGGAACGGGCGAAGATGGGCCAGGAAACCTATGAGACCTATCGCATGGCCTCGGGTGGTTCCCTCCGCCAGCTGACGCTGCCTGTCATGCGCCACGGGCAATTCACCGGGGACCTGATTCAGGTCGCGGCCTCGATGAGCGCCTCACTGAATAATATCAGCAACGCACGTATGATGGTTCTGATCACTCTTGGACTTGGTTTTGTCGTCTCGCTGGTATT
Above is a window of Oligoflexus sp. DNA encoding:
- a CDS encoding response regulator transcription factor produces the protein MRILVVEDDKALSSLLVRALREESYAVDLAQDGQEAEWLAYENPYDAIVLDLMLPIKDGLTVLRNLRAGGISTPVLILTAKDTTQDVVKGLDEGGDDYLKKPFSLDELLARVRALLRRKDTEVATVIEVGPIKIDPSKKMVTREGKPIELTAKEYALMEYFGRNAGVVLSRTQLSEHVWDMNFEPTSNVVDVYVGYLRNKIDKPWESNFIKTMRGHGYMLDVDGRSTTADA